From Toxorhynchites rutilus septentrionalis strain SRP chromosome 2, ASM2978413v1, whole genome shotgun sequence, a single genomic window includes:
- the LOC129771907 gene encoding uncharacterized protein LOC129771907 has protein sequence MPRNNRAKPGVSCALCKDLDNSRMVSCDECGKWFHFVCVGVTEGIEEVDWSCSECEAKRADQIPSVITTDHAQSEAEPRPVDNQGQVELLREFQRRMDQMQSRFEEQQQAYEKLLREKDREMQNAIKDLQSQFQRRMEKREQQIREELSVPVVVHPPNANSTTLGTENRQTDDVSKAIEQMQRQLAEMARKQDSETKSLEERVRAMEISSSEPVPARNDGLNADADPFIPNGFHLSSTVNPSHELSRSQLAARHAVAKELPTFSGNPEEWPLFIATYESTTRICGFSDEENLLRLQRSLKGKALETVRSRLLYPAGLDGVINTLRMLFGRPEIIVHSLVCKIREMPAPKAEKLGTLIDFGVAVQNMCATIVACGLNEHLCNVALLQELVERLPPTVKLDWAKHRQTMSAVTLSDFSSWLGTLVEAACIVTIPSTISMYVGRTEKRVRKEEVNVHIQSDSNHFPNSTMSSKSTSKPASKQCVICHGECSSVGLCQRFQELDIGARWAVLKQNKLCRKCLSKHFGACAVKQACGRNGCSYMHHRLLHDDSRYQRMENPQISSLQAEAITPTENCNFHINDVSKILFRYVPVLLHGRGKIVRTFAFLDDGSSVTLMEHSLLKELDIQGESYPLCLGWTGDYQRQEMNSVKLAVDISGVHDMRTYWIPKVHTVDSLALPQQTLAMEELARHFHHLTALPADSYRNVRPRILIGMDNCRLGHALDSREGRKDEPIAAKTRLGWIVFGPCSIESQTTTSLVAHHSLHVCPCTEQSDAELHNAVKAYFSLDSIAISSVKPLMSKDDERAEKLLKSLTNVNKGRYETGLLWRYDDVRMPDSKSMAMKRLICLEKRMQRDPDLAEALKEKLRDYERSGYIVKLTENQLAERFERVWYLPIFPVVNPNKPGKLRIVWDAAAKVAGVSLNSFLLTGPDQLTSLLSVLQRFREFRIAITGDIREMFLQVLMNWRDQQCLRFLWRNGESNRSPDVYVTKVMTFGATCSPSCAQYVKNHNAQRFQDKFPRAAEAIIREHYVDDMLSSVETEDEAIKLAVDVRFIHAEAGFEIRNWLSNSNRVLQELKANPGEKSLNLLSEMGTEKVLGLWWCTAADTFTFKVSSRINVDLLQGHIVPTKRQILSTLMTIYDPLGLLANFLMFLKILLQEIWRSGINWDEPIKSEQWEKWQIWLQVLPQVESVSVPRCYRIKTSTGGQNEIQLHVFVDASENGYAAVAYLRFEEDGEVECALVGAKTRVAPLRFVSIPRLELQAAVIGARLAKGIMMSHQLKPTKQFFWTDARDVLCWLNSDHRRYNQFVAVRISEILELTEVNEWNWIPTKLNVADDATKWQKLPDFSPASRWFRGPQFLWEAKEEWPVAVSSFDYTAEEKRPNVLHHSVKRVLFRWEDFPKWKRLLRHVAFVQRYPSNLRKKLSKEPIVTGPLTQEELRKAELLILKLVQNAEFVAEIAALQKPKLAPWKNALPKSSSLYGLSPFLDEEGLLRMKGRIDACEDVDDCTKRPILLPKCHPVTDLIISSVHQHFCHMNHQTTLNQIRRRFYVPQLRSAYKRVRARCQHCKNRQAKPVAPEMSALPPARLKAFCRPFSYVGIDYFGPIHVVVGRRTEKRWGVLITCLTVRAIHLEVAHSLTTDSCILAIRNFIARRGTPLEIVSDRGTNFIGASRELKEALQKMDHEKLIEHFVTTDTKWSFNPPASPHSGGAWERLVQSVKKTLKQLQVTRTPTDELLKNMLSEIELIINSRPLTELPLDDELSQALTPNHFLIGSSDGSKPPFTFDDSSYALKHTWKSSQVYANRFWRRWVAEYLPTLTRRTKWFSHVKPIAEGDIVVIVDETLPRNCWPKGRVVHAIRSKDGQVRRALVQTSTGVLERPVVKIAVLDVGASVST, from the coding sequence ATGCCGAGAAATAATCGGGCAAAACCAGGTGTGAGTTGTGCGCTGTGCAAGGATCTCGACAACAGCCGGATGGTTAGTTGTGACGAATGCGGTAAATGGTTCCATTTCGTGTGCGTGGGTGTAACTGAGGGAATCGAAGAAGTTGATTGGAGCTGTTCAGAGTGTGAGGCGAAACGAGCAGACCAGATCCCATCGGTCATCACTACAGATCATGCACAGAGTGAAGCGGAGCCTAGGCCAGTGGATAACCAGGGGCAAGTTGAGCTACTCAGGGAATTCCAGAGGAGAATGGACCAAATGCAAAGTAGGTTCGAAGAACAACAGCAGGCATACGAAAAGCTGCTTCGGGAAAAGGACCGCGAAATGCAGAATGCGATTAAGGATTTGCAGTCCCAGTTCCAGCGTCGTATGGAGAAAAGAGAACAGCAGATACGAGAGGAGTTGAGCGTTCCCGTAGTTGTTCATCCACCGAATGCAAATTCGACAACGTTGGGAACTGAGAATCGTCAGACAGATGACGTCAGCAAGGCGATCGAGCAGATGCAAAGACAACTCGCAGAGATGGCTAGAAAACAGGATTCAGAAACGAAGAGTCTTGAGGAGCGAGTGAGGGCGATGGAAATCAGCAGCAGCGAACCTGTCCCAGCGAGGAATGATGGTTTGAATGCGGATGCGGATCCATTCATTCCTAACGGCTTTCATCTATCTTCGACAGTGAATCCTTCTCATGAACTCAGCAGGAGTCAACTCGCTGCGCGACACGCGGTGGCAAAGGAGTTACCTACATTCTCGGGCAACCCTGAAGAGTGGCCTTTATTCATCGCCACTTATGAGAGTACCACAAGGATATGCGGCTTTAGCGATGAAGAAAATTTGCTTCGACTCCAACGCAGTTTGAAAGGCAAAGCTCTTGAGACAGTTCGTAGTCGGTTGTTGTATCCAGCAGGACTTGATGGTGTCATCAATACGCTTCGTATGCTGTTTGGCCGTCCTGAAATCATCGTTCACTCGTTAGTTTGCAAGATTCGGGAAATGCCAGCGCCAAAGGCGGAGAAATTGGGAACTCTGATAGATTTCGGCGTAGCAGTCCAGAACATGTGCGCAACGATTGTGGCGTGTGGTTTGAACGAGCATCTATGCAACGTGGCACTCCTTCAAGAACTCGTTGAGAGACTGCCACCTACTGTGAAGCTCGACTGGGCAAAGCATCGTCAAACAATGTCAGCGGTCACACTATCGGATTTCAGTAGCTGGTTGGGCACGCTAGTGGAAGCAGCTTGCATAGTAACGATTCCATCGACGATCAGTATGTACGTTGGTAGAACTGAGAAGCGTGTCCGAAAGGAGGAAGTTAATGTCCACATTCAGTCCGACTCAAATCATTTTCCAAACTCTACGATGTCCTCCAAAAGTACGTCGAAACCAGCCAGCAAGCAATGCGTTATTTGTCACGGAGAATGCAGCAGTGTAGGGTTGTGCCAAAGGTTTCAAGAATTGGATATCGGGGCGCGATGGGCAGTGCTGAAACAGAATAAATTGTGTCGGAAGTGTCTGTCGAAACATTTCGGAGCATGTGCAGTAAAGCAAGCCTGTGGTAGAAACGGATGTTCATACATGCATCACAGGTTGCTACACGACGATTCCAGATACCAGCGAATGGAGAATCCTCAGATATCGAGTCTACAGGCGGAAGCAATTACACCTACCGAGAATTGTAATTTTCACATTAACGATGTTAGCAAGATTCTCTTCCGATACGTGCCGGTGCTACTTCACGGACGAGGGAAGATTGTACGCACATTCGCCTTTTTGGACGACGGTTCGTCAGTGACGCTGATGGAACATAGTTTGCTGAAGGAGCTAGACATTCAAGGTGAATCATATCCCTTGTGTCTGGGCTGGACAGGGGATTATCAACGTCAGGAAATGAATTCTGTGAAGTTAGCGGTAGATATTTCCGGAGTGCATGACATGAGAACATATTGGATACCGAAAGTGCACACCGTGGACAGTCTCGCTCTACCCCAGCAAACTCTCGCGATGGAGGAATTAGCGCGACATTTTCATCATTTGACGGCCTTGCCGGCTGATTCCTATCGCAATGTTCGACCACGGATACTTATAGGAATGGATAATTGCCGCTTGGGCCACGCGCTCGACAGCAGAGAAGGAAGAAAGGACGAACCAATCGCTGCCAAAACACGCCTGGGGTGGATAGTATTCGGGCCTTGCTCTATAGAATCCCAAACAACGACTAGTTTAGTCGCACACCACAGTCTTCATGTGTGTCCATGTACCGAACAGAGCGACGCAGAGCTACACAACGCAGTAAAAGCGTACTTTTCGTTAGACAGCATCGCAATAAGTTCCGTTAAACCACTGATGTCGAAGGACGACGAGCGAGCCGAGAAATTGTTGAAATCTCTGACTAATGTGAACAAGGGGCGCTATGAAACTGGATTACTCTGGCGGTATGATGATGTTCGAATGCCAGACAGcaaatcaatggcaatgaaGCGGCTGATATGTCTGGAAAAGCGAATGCAACGGGACCCTGATCTAGCTGAAGCTCTGAAGGAGAAACTTAGGGATTACGAGCGATCTGGGTACATCGTAAAACTGACGGAGAACCAACTAGCCGAGAGATTCGAACGCGTGTGGTACCTTCCAATATTCCCTGTTGTCAATCCCAATAAGCCGGGAAAGTTGCGCATAGTGTGGGATGCAGCCGCAAAGGTGGCGGGTGTTTCGCTGAACTCGTTCCTGCTAACTGGACCAGATCAACTTACTTCTCTTCTATCCGTTTTACAACGCTTCCGAGAATTTCGCATTGCCATAACGGGCGACATTCGAGAGATGTTTCTTCAGGTGTTGATGAACTGGCGCGATCAACAGTGTTTGAGGTTTCTATGGCGGAACGGAGAATCAAATCGTAGCCCAGATGTCTATGTCACAAAGGTAATGACTTTCGGGGCAACCTGCTCACCCAGCTGTGCACAATATGTGAAGAACCACAATGCGCAACGATTTCAGGATAAGTTCCCGAGGGCAGCGGAGGCGATAATTAGAGAGCATTACGTGGATGATATGCTGTCCAGTGTGGAGACAGAAGATGAGGCGATTAAGCTAGCTGTAGATGTCCGATTCATTCACGCAGAGGCAGGTTTCGAAATAAGGAATTGGCTGTCAAATTCGAATCGAGTACTGCAGGAGCTGAAGGCAAATCCAGGAGAGAAGAGCTTGAATCTGTTGAGCGAAATGGGAACCGAGAAAGTTCTGGGATTGTGGTGGTGCACCGCAGCCGATACCTTCACCTTCAAAGTGTCTTCGAGGATAAATGTCGATCTACTGCAAGGTCATATTGTGCCAACCAAAAGGCAGATTTTGAGTACGCTGATGACGATCTACGACCCACTTGGACTACTTGCGAATTTCCTTATGTTCCTGAAAATCCTGCTCCAGGAAATTTGGCGTAGTGGCATAAATTGGGACGAACCCATTAAGAGCGAACAGTGGGAGAAATGGCAAATATGGTTGCAAGTTCTTCCGCAAGTGGAATCCGTCAGTGTACCCAGGTGTTACCGGATAAAAACGAGTACAGGCGGTCAAAACGAAATTCAACTCCATGTGTTCGTAGATGCATCCGAAAACGGATATGCCGCAGTTGCCTACCTCCGGTTCGAAGAAGATGGCGAAGTGGAATGTGCGCTCGTCGGCGCGAAAACAAGAGTAGCTCCGTTGCGATTCGTGTCGATTCCCAGACTTGAACTTCAGGCAGCAGTTATCGGTGCCCGTTTGGCGAAAGGTATCATGATGTCTCACCAGCTTAAACCAACAAAACAGTTTTTCTGGACGGATGCGCGTGACGTTCTTTGCTGGTTGAATTCCGATCACCGGAGATACAATCAATTCGTCGCAGTGCGGATCAGTGAAATTCTAGAGTTGACCGAGGTTAACGAATGGAATTGGATTCCGACGAAACTGAATGTTGCTGACGATGCGACGAAATGGCAGAAACTCCCGGATTTTTCTCCTGCTAGTCGTTGGTTCCGTGGTCCACAATTCTTGTGGGAGGCAAAGGAAGAGTGGCCTGTTGCAGTATCGAGCTTCGATTACACCGCAGAAGAGAAGCGACCCAATGTGCTACATCATTCCGTCAAGCGTGTCCTGTTTAGGTGGGAAGATTTCCCTAAATGGAAGCGGCTGCTGCGTCATGTTGCATTCGTACAGCGGTATCCATCGAATCTGCGCAAGAAATTATCGAAGGAGCCCATCGTCACCGGCCCATTGACACAAGAAGAGCTTCGAAAAGCAGAGTTGTTAATTCTCAAACTGGTTCAGAATGCTGAATTCGTTGCAGAGATAGCTGCATTACAGAAACCGAAGCTCGCACCATGGAAGAACGCATTGCCCAAGAGTAGCTCGCTGTATGGGCTCAGTCCGTTTCTGGATGAAGAGGGGCTGCTGCGAATGAAAGGACGTATAGATGCTTGTGAAGACGTCGATGATTGTACGAAGCGCCCGATACTGTTGCCGAAGTGTCATCCCGTTACCGACCTCATTATATCCAGTGTTCATCAGCATTTCTGTCACATGAATCACCAGACTACACTCAACCAGATTCGGCGTAGATTTTACGTGCCTCAGCTACGGTCGGCCTACAAACGCGTACGAGCACGGTGTCAGCACTGCAAGAATCGCCAGGCGAAGCCAGTTGCTCCAGAAATGTCAGCTCTGCCACCCGCACGCCTGAAGGCTTTCTGTCGTCCATTTTCCTACGTTGGCATCGACTACTTCGGTCCAATACATGTAGTTGTTGGCCGGAGGACCGAGAAACGATGGGGAGTGCTGATCACATGCCTAACGGTGCGAGCGATACATCTTGAAGTTGCTCACAGCCTCACAACCGACTCATGCATTCTCGCCATCAGAAACTTCATCGCCAGGAGAGGTACCCCTCTGGAGATAGTAAGCGATCGCGGTACGAACTTCATCGGAGCAAGTCGAGAATTGAAAGAAGCGTTACAAAAAATGGACCACGAAAAGCTGATAGAGCACTTCGTCACCACTGATACGAAATGGTCTTTCAACCCTCCTGCATCTCCACATTCCGGAGGAGCCTGGGAACGCCTTGTTCAATCCGTGAAGAAAACCCTGAAGCAACTCCAAGTCACACGCACACCCACCGATGAACTATTGAAGAACATGCTCTCAGAGATCGAACTAATCATCAACTCACGACCTCTAACGGAATTGCCATTAGATGACGAGCTTTCCCAAGCTCTCACTCCGAATCATTTTCTGATCGGGTCATCAGATGGTTCAAAGCCCCCGTTCACGTTTGACGACAGCAGTTACGCTCTGAAACACACCTGGAAATCCTCCCAAGTCTACGCAAACCGGTTTTGGCGTCGCTGGGTAGCTGAATACCTACCAACTCTCACTCGGAGGACGAAATGGTTTAGCCACGTCAAGCCAATCGCAGAAGGGGACATCGTCGTCATCGTTGATGAGACTCTGCCGAGGAACTGCTGGCCGAAAGGTCGAGTTGTCCACGCAATTCGGTCCAAGGATGGACAGGTTCGTCGTGCTCTGGTACAGACCTCGACTGGAGTGCTAGAGAGGCCAGTCGTGAAGATCGCTGTGTTGGACGTAGGTGCAAGCGTAAGTACATAG